The segment CATCAATCTATCCCTCCTTCGTAATAGATAATTTGTTCATCTGCCATAATCGAATTAATTTTTTCTTTTCTTTTTGTAATATAATAAGGACCAGTTCCAGTGCTATCAGAAATCATGTATATAGGTTTATTTGTTTCTGCGGAAATAGTACTTAAACTTACTTCCTCCTCATATACTCCATTAACAGTGAAATAAATGGTCAAAAAATTCATCGGACTCACTGAATATCCAGTAAATTCAATTTTAGTTATCTCCTTATATTCTCTGACCTCTAACAATGCTTTCAAATATTCTTCCGTGGTCATTTCACCTTGTCCGCAGTCATACTTTCTGAAAATTTCTTCTTCTTTCTCCCGATTGTTTACATAGAGACGATAATTGTTATACACATAATTTGCCAGATCCTTCTGTATTTCCAGCAATTCTTGAAGATCTTCTTCTCTTTTATCCATGTAGATCTTTCCTCCGATTCCTCCTAAGATAATGATCACTAATACACCTAACCAAAGCCGTTTGTTCATAGATCCTCCTTTCAGTTAGCTACTATTTTTGTCAATGCTTCACAATAAGATACGTATATTTCATTTTATTCTGCGATCACATTTCAATATTAAGTTATTTTATGTATACTTATAGAGAGAAAGACAAGTGTTGTGACGTATATTTTTTATAAAGTTAATCTCAATTGATTATAACAAAAATAAGGAGGTTTTTTAGATCGAAAATAAAATTAAAATGTTATTTTTAAAATTTTTAATGCTACTTTCTTGCCTGCTTTTTTCTCGATGGTTTTTCATGCGTTATCTCTATTATTATTCTATTACGCTTTTTCCACCATCTGGCCCTGTCGATTTTTGGGTTCCTTTCTTCTTAGTGATAATCATTACGTTATTCCTTTATGTCAGTCTTCACTGTGCTTTCACAAGAAACATCTATCGGGAATAGCTGGTCTTTTTTTCTTTGCTGTACATCACCTTTCTTATTTATCTACTTTTCTTAAAAAATATCGGGATACGAGGCGTAGAATTTCAGCTATTTTCGTGGGTGAAGGATTTGATTTATGGAGATCCAATGATTGTTCTGTTTAATATTTTACTGTTTCTACCTTTAGGCTGGATTTTACCAGTAAGTTGGAAGAATACTATCTTAGTCCTTTCAGCT is part of the Enterococcus mundtii genome and harbors:
- a CDS encoding VanZ family protein encodes the protein MLYITFLIYLLFLKNIGIRGVEFQLFSWVKDLIYGDPMIVLFNILLFLPLGWILPVSWKNTILVLSAVLGVEWIQYFFYLGIFDLGDVFVNTCGFLIGACINRWLISRWDIQVSSFLHK